The following are encoded together in the Vespa velutina chromosome 3, iVesVel2.1, whole genome shotgun sequence genome:
- the LOC124948119 gene encoding U6 snRNA-associated Sm-like protein LSm8 isoform X2, producing MASGLESYVNLSIITSDGRNFIGTLKGFDQTINIILDESHERVYSTTQGVEQVVLGLHIIRGDNVAIVGELDDEMDARLDLSAIRADPLSPITH from the exons ATGGCATCGGGGTTAGAGAGCTACGTGAATc TTTCTATTATTACTTCGGACGGTAGAAACTTTATT gGCACATTAAAAGGTTTTGatcaaacaattaatattatattggatGAATCACATGAGAGAGTATATAGCACAACGCAAGGTGTAGAACAAGTTGTTTTGGGTTTACATATCATCAGAGGAGATAATGT AGCAATTGTAGGAGAACTAGATGATGAAATGGATGCACGTCTAGATTTATCAGCTATTAGAGCTGATCCATTAAGCCCTATAACACATTGa
- the LOC124948119 gene encoding U6 snRNA-associated Sm-like protein LSm8 isoform X1, which yields MASGLESYVNHTVSIITSDGRNFIGTLKGFDQTINIILDESHERVYSTTQGVEQVVLGLHIIRGDNVAIVGELDDEMDARLDLSAIRADPLSPITH from the exons ATGGCATCGGGGTTAGAGAGCTACGTGAATc aTACAGTTTCTATTATTACTTCGGACGGTAGAAACTTTATT gGCACATTAAAAGGTTTTGatcaaacaattaatattatattggatGAATCACATGAGAGAGTATATAGCACAACGCAAGGTGTAGAACAAGTTGTTTTGGGTTTACATATCATCAGAGGAGATAATGT AGCAATTGTAGGAGAACTAGATGATGAAATGGATGCACGTCTAGATTTATCAGCTATTAGAGCTGATCCATTAAGCCCTATAACACATTGa
- the LOC124948118 gene encoding transcription initiation factor TFIID subunit 8 isoform X2, translating into MDIQFVNTRRKILNHVICSILVECGYDTCDKQALETLTEMLQSFIVEVGESARNYCELSGRTEPLIADVILGLINMGIKLENLENYGKRTNRTVLPPLQQQTQSKQLNILQAGVKQSHPSHIPSYLPAFPDPHAYIRTPTHKQPVTEYEAIREKAATQKRDIERALTRFIAKTGETHSLFLTDDNSMFPLISQHFYLKIKYLKQTKTFNLNQLLLKKKKNRKRKKQKKVLMYQMKIQNKQVKLLLSKMV; encoded by the exons ATGGATATACAATTTGTTAatactcgaagaaaaatattaaatcatgtTATTTGTAGTATTTTAGTAGAATGTGGTTATGACACTTGTGACAAACAAGCGTTAGAAACTCTTACAGAGATGCTTCAGTCTT TTATTGTGGAAGTTGGGGAATCCGCAAGAAATTATTGCGAACTGTCTGGGAGAACGGAACCCCTAATCGCAGATGTTATATTGGGGCTAATAAACATGGGTataaaattggaaaatttagaaaattatgggaaaagaacaaatagaaCAGTTTTACCTCCATTACAACAACAAACCCAGtcaaaacaattaaatattttacaggCTGGTGTAAAACAAAGTCATCCTTCGCATATACCAAGTTATTTACCAGCTTTTCCAGATCCACATGCATACATCAGAACACCA ACACATAAACAACCAGTAACTGAATATGAAGCAATACGGGAAAAAGCTGCTACACAAAAacgagatatagaaagagccTTAACAAGGTTCATTGCAAAAACTGGGGAAACGCATAGTTTATTTTTGACAGATGATAATAGTATGTTTCCTC TTATCTCTCAGCACTTTTACCTCAAGATCAAATATTTGAAACAGACCAAGACTTTCAATTTGAATCAActcctgttaaaaaaaaaaaagaacagaaaacggaagaaacagaagaag GTGTTAATGTACCAAATGAAGATACAGAACAAACAAGTGAAACTACTGCTCAGCAAGATGGTATAG
- the LOC124948118 gene encoding transcription initiation factor TFIID subunit 8 isoform X1 produces the protein MDIQFVNTRRKILNHVICSILVECGYDTCDKQALETLTEMLQSFIVEVGESARNYCELSGRTEPLIADVILGLINMGIKLENLENYGKRTNRTVLPPLQQQTQSKQLNILQAGVKQSHPSHIPSYLPAFPDPHAYIRTPTHKQPVTEYEAIREKAATQKRDIERALTRFIAKTGETHSLFLTDDNSMFPLIACKPQFPSYLSALLPQDQIFETDQDFQFESTPVKKKKEQKTEETEEGVNVPNEDTEQTSETTAQQDGIDNPYLRPGKIPKNKIPGVIVPSQHSIKRDSFVDT, from the exons ATGGATATACAATTTGTTAatactcgaagaaaaatattaaatcatgtTATTTGTAGTATTTTAGTAGAATGTGGTTATGACACTTGTGACAAACAAGCGTTAGAAACTCTTACAGAGATGCTTCAGTCTT TTATTGTGGAAGTTGGGGAATCCGCAAGAAATTATTGCGAACTGTCTGGGAGAACGGAACCCCTAATCGCAGATGTTATATTGGGGCTAATAAACATGGGTataaaattggaaaatttagaaaattatgggaaaagaacaaatagaaCAGTTTTACCTCCATTACAACAACAAACCCAGtcaaaacaattaaatattttacaggCTGGTGTAAAACAAAGTCATCCTTCGCATATACCAAGTTATTTACCAGCTTTTCCAGATCCACATGCATACATCAGAACACCA ACACATAAACAACCAGTAACTGAATATGAAGCAATACGGGAAAAAGCTGCTACACAAAAacgagatatagaaagagccTTAACAAGGTTCATTGCAAAAACTGGGGAAACGCATAGTTTATTTTTGACAGATGATAATAGTATGTTTCCTC taattGCTTGTAAACCACAATTTCCTAGTTATCTCTCAGCACTTTTACCTCAAGATCAAATATTTGAAACAGACCAAGACTTTCAATTTGAATCAActcctgttaaaaaaaaaaaagaacagaaaacggaagaaacagaagaag GTGTTAATGTACCAAATGAAGATACAGAACAAACAAGTGAAACTACTGCTCAGCAAGATGGTATAGATAATCCTTACTTACGTCCTGGAAAAAtacctaaaaataaaataccaGGTGTTATAGTTCCTTCACAGCATTCTATAAAAAGAGACTCCTTTGTTGatacttaa